The following proteins come from a genomic window of Maniola hyperantus chromosome 8, iAphHyp1.2, whole genome shotgun sequence:
- the LOC117984476 gene encoding A-kinase anchor protein 200-like, with product MGAKQSKRSVDISGKEAESAGEVAAGAGGEGRVEQLADADALKPQLNGDAHIHDTAEKVKELDSGTPENEKDATTEKEGKEQEEEKDKESSVVITNGDSEQKADAGESTPSPEDTKKPKKEKVKKKWSLRSISFSRKDKPKQEKKQKEEEAKTNGEPEKVPEEVAESSPEKETNGVIQEDKSETETRDEKTPETPVTEPITNGSSSPETPQEQTPTTDEPTNATKENERTESPKDEVVPEHLPINGLSLEEPKIEISEPVEIVAKAEETIVEKSEPVPATPDKNEVCVEKSPLIEPSPPPLPANPPPSSVASFAATTMAPELTDAPLANPAVVTSNATRVDIPETNSEIKVEPVSLDVQRTDPIVETETVMKVENIEVEQLIVTSESDADVNDKEMLIFITNEDKTDSEVQETVSIDIAQENINLENNVSNDIVPLNDSVNVKNESQSLNADRKSPETIVDDLPEQNIVITDNDKHSANDDESKQLQPIERDVALATNKTDSENGLTESAEAPKEIFQNDDLKEINKIKDSTQTVEVVECNGRLGDEIALTNGEATPAIDDVADSTPPSLSDASLPPPPSDLGDAPAPQELISVSDKMAELIPEVPSVPELKTELETTTDVAVAN from the exons ATGGGTGCCAAGCAGAGCAAGCGCTCGGTGGACATCAGCGGCAAGGAGGCGGAGAGCGCGGGCGAGGtggcggcgggcgcgggcggcgagGGCCGCGTGGAGCAGCTCGCCGATGCCGACGCGCTTAAGCCGCAGCTCAACGGCGACGCGCACATACACGACACAGCG GAAAAAGTAAAAGAACTAGACAGCGGCACGCCAGAGAATGAAAAGGACGCTACCACAGAGAAGGAAGGCAAAGAACAGGAAGAAGAAAAAGACAAAGAATCTTCCGTCGTCATAACGAACGGCGACAGCGAGCAGAAGGCAGACGCCGGAGAGTCCACTCCTTCGCCAGAGGACACCAAAAAACCCAAGAAAGAAAAG GTCAAGAAGAAATGGTCACTGCGGTCGATCAGTTTTAGTAGAAAAGACAAACCCAAACAGGAGAAAAAACAGAAGGAAGAAGAGGCCAAAACGAACGGAGAGCCGGAGAAGGTGCCCGAGGAG GTAGCTGAATCGAGTCCAGAGAAGGAAACTAATGGAGTAATCCAAGAAGATAAATCTGAAACCGAAACTAGAGATGAGAAAACTCCAGAAACTCCAGTAACTGAACCCATCACAAACGGCAGCAGCTCCCCAGAGACACCACAAGAACAAACTCCCACCACAGATGAGCCCACTAACGCTACTAAAGAAAATGAAAGAACAGAATCACCAAAAGATGAAGTTGTACCAGAACATTTGCCTATTAATGGACTCTCATTAGAAGAGCCAAAAATTGAAATTTCCGAACCTGTCGAAATTGTAGCAAAAGCCGAGGAAACTATTGTCGAAAAGTCTGAACCCGTCCCAGCTACTCCTGATAAGAATGAGGTTTGTGTTGAAAAATCTCCTTTAATAGAGCCTTCGCCTCCACCACTCCCCGCAAATCCTCCTCCCTCGTCAGTGGCTTCCTTTGCCGCTACCACTATGGCACCAGAACTGACAGACGCTCCGCTCGCTAACCCTGCTGTAGTTACTTCAAACGCAACACGTGTAGATATTCCAGAAACTAATTCAGAAATTAAAGTTGAACCCGTCTCTCTTGATGTTCAACGTACTGATCCCATAGTTGAAACCGAAACGGTAatgaaagttgaaaacattGAAGTCGAACAACTAATCGTAACATCTGAATCTGACGCAGATGTAAATGATAAAGAAATGCTTATTTTTATCACTAATGAAGACAAGACTGACTCTGAGGTACAAGAAACTGTTTCAATTGATATTGCACAAGAAAATATTAATCTGGAAAATAATGTTTCGAATGATATCGTACCTTTGAATGACAGTGTCAATGTCAAAAATGAATCCCAGAGTTTAAATGCTGACCGAAAATCTCCCGAAACTATCGTAGACGATTTACCTGAACAAAATATCGTAATAACCGACAACGACAAACATAGTGCTAACGACGACGAAAGCAAACAATTACAGCCCATCGAAAGGGATGTAGCACTGGCTACAAACAAAACTGACTCCGAAAACGGTCTGACGGAATCTGCTGAAGCGCCCAAAGAGATTTTTCAAAACGACGATTTAAAAGAAATAAACAAGATAAAAGATTCTACACAAACAGTAGAAGTCGTGGAATGTAACGGGCGATTGGGAGACGAGATAGCGTTGACGAACGGCGAAGCGACGCCCGCGATCGACGACGTGGCGGACTCGACGCCGCCCTCGCTGTCGGACGCTAGCCTGCCGCCGCCGCCCAGCGACCTCGGCGACGCGCCCGCGCCTCAG GAACTAATTTCAGTGTCCGATAAGATGGCCGAGCTGATCCCTGAGGTTCCTTCAGTGCCAGAGTTAAAAACTGAGCTG GAGACGACGACCGATGTGGCAGTGGCCAATTAA